From the genome of Ailuropoda melanoleuca isolate Jingjing chromosome 5, ASM200744v2, whole genome shotgun sequence:
CAGTGTCTCAGAAGGTGAGGGTTTTGACACCGTCCTGGGCAATAGTAAGGAACTGAAGCAATAACTAGGAGTGATGAGAAAGTGTTCTGAGACTTACTACGCATCAAGtgccaaaataaatttcaggtaaATTAAGAAGTTAAAGGATAAATATCAtaacaaaagaatgagaagaaagttTAGCTGATCCTAAGGTGGCAAAGGCCTGtcaaaacacagaagcaaaaaaggaaacagcaaaaggtttgaaatatatgtatacaaaatttaaaaattctgtatagCTTTGAAATCACCAAAAATATTAATAGGATACAGTTAATAGGAAATAACAAgttgggaaaaatatttacagcatATGTGATTACCAGTTAATCGCCTTAATATGAAAGAATACATAAGGGGGGGGGGGCgactggctggctcattcagtagagcatgtgactcttgatctcagggttgtgaattcaagccccacactgggtatggagccaacttaattaaaaaaaaaagatacataatgaAGAAACggatgatcatatcaatagaaaTATGCTAGatgccaataagcacatgaaaaatattaattaaaataaaaaataacagtgaaatataataaaatactatatagtTCTTCAGGATTGACAGACATAGGGAATGACACAATACCCACTATTGTCAAGGGTACAAAGAAAGGGGTATTCTCAAACATTTACGATTGGAATATAAATTGGCTTGACTTTTCTGGAGGGTAATTTGGCAGTTTATATTATAAACCCTAAAATATGCGTAACTTTTGACTCAGGAATTTCTCCTTtaagaatttgtcttttttaaaaagattatttatttgagagagagagagagcatgcatgtgctagcataagcaggggagaggggcagacaaagagagagaagcaagctccccgctgagcaaggagcctgatgcggggctcaatcccaggattctgggatcatgacctgagccaaaggcaggcacttaaccaactgagccgcccaggtgccccttctaggaatttatcttaaggaaaCAACCAAGCATGTGCTCAGAGACTTATCAACCAGAATATTTACTACAgcgttatttttaaaatgacaaatcctGGAGAGGGGGTATTGAATGGTCAGACTTGACAGAGTTGGGGAGTGGTTACATGGGTtttcattattgtatttatttcctacTGTAACAAATAACCATAAAgctagcagcttaaaacaacatacatttcTTATCTCACAGTTCTATAGTTCAAAGTCTGACCAGGGTCTCACTGGGTTACCGTTGAGGGGCTGACAGGACCGTGTTCCTTCAGAAGACTCCAGGTCAGAGTCCATTTctagcttccagaggctgcccaCACTGCTTGGCTCTGGccccccttcttccatcttcataTCCAGCAACATAGCATCTCTCAGACCTTCCTTTTTTCacttcatctctttctctgactcttctttttctgtcttcctcttccacttttaaggacccttgtggtCACTTTGGGCCTACCCTGATAGTACTCGTAGTTAGCTAATTAGCAACCCTAACTCCAGTTGCCATGTAACTAGGTCCTGGGGATTAGGGCATTGAAGTCTTTGGGGGTCATTATTCTGCTACACTATTGTATTACTCCATATACTtatctttatgaaatatttaatattttgtcatatttaaagTACTAAATATTGAAAAACTCAAACCCAATGACCACTTTAGTGTATGGATGAAAGGACTATATATATTCATAGGATGAATGCTATGTGCACATTAAAAGTCATAATGTAGGAAAATACGTAGTAACATGGAACAATGTTCATTACAGGTAGTGGGGGGGGGAATCAAGTCTACAAAAGAGTATGCACAAGATCATAACAATTACATAAAACCCATACCCCCAACAAACCTAAatgcaagtaaataaaaaatgtttggaagGTTACAGGTCAAATTGTCAATAATATTTATCTCTGgagagtaattttaatttttttcatcttttctgcaTTTCCCAAAATGTGTGAAATAAAAGGTGATGGAGAATGTCATCTAGGACATTTTCCTGGTCAAGCATTTCCCTGGTTTcctaatgctttttttaaaaattaacatataatgtattatttgtttcaggggtacaggtctgtgattcatcagtcttacacaatacacagtccagctccccatccctcccaccctcctctacTCCAgcagccctccgtttgtttcctgagattaaagagtctcttatggtttgtctgaaggtttatttgtcagagagagcctGGTTTCCTAGCTTTTGATCATACTCACACCCATCCCTCAAGTTCCTCCTCATCAGAAATATTTCAAGTCTGGCTCTCGACGCTAGCTGTCCGTTCTGGAAAGTGTTAATtctcagaggcaggaagaagcctGCGGTGAACTAAGCTCGGCAGCGAATCCGTGCTTCTTAGAAACTTTTTCAGAGTGAAGCAAACCCAAGGCAGAGCCGCATCACCCGTAAAACTTCACCAGTACCTTGAAAGCTGGATGCACAAGTATACGAAACTTTCATCATTTCGCGGACACGGGTTCACAGTTTTGATTAATGCTACTGGTTTTAATAAACGAGCCGACCCCTGCGGCACCGCAGAACCGCCGCAGAGCGCCGGTTCGGCTACGCCACGGGGTAGGGCCGCCTAAGTCCCAGGCGGTTTCCTCGCCGGGCCACACCACCCAAGCCTGGGCCCGGACACCACCTGTCCGAGGCGGAGCCCTAGGGCCGGCGACCCTGGCCCAGGAGTCCCCCAGGCTCGCGCCGTCCGGGCCTTCGGAACGACGGGCACTCAGAAACTCCCGCGGCCGGCGACCCCACCACCGAGAGGAGCGCCTAGAGCTGCCGGCCGCCCGCCGGCCCCGCCGCTCCGCCCCGCCCAGCCTCCTCTATCCCGGAAGTTGACGCCGCTGGCCCGATCGCGTGCCGCTCGCTCGGGTTGTCGTCTTAGAGATCTGGACTGGCTGGGATTGCGAAAGGGTCAACATGCCTGTGAGTTGTTTACTTTCTGGCTTTCCGTTTGTTTCGGGCTTCTCTGTCGGGGGGTCCCGGGGGCGGGTTTGCCGACTCCTCGGCGGGCCCGGGGAGGGGTCCCTGTAGCGCACGGCTCCTCCGCGCGTGGCGGACTTGTTGGGACTTGCCCGGGCAGCGCGGCGTGTCGGGCCCTGTTCTGGCCGTGGAGCGGGGAGGACCCGGGGCCGCCCTGGGCTCAGGTCTGGAGTCAGTGGCTAGGAGGGGACAGCTCCTCGGGGGACACTCAGCCTCCCTGGGTTTTGGTGGGCGCCCGTGAGACTGTAATCCTTGGagtctttttgcttttcttgcgcTGGTTGGTTCTCGCCCCCTCTCGGAAGCGATTTTctgttggtttcctttttaaaaactgttttcgcAGTTGCGTTTCATGTTAACTCCGTCAAGGACAGCCACGCTTCAGCCGCTCGGAGTTCCTGTCAGATCAGATGTTGAGCCCCGGGGGCGGGGGACAGAAATCTCCCCAGCGCTGGCGCTCTCGGTCCACCTCAGCGGTTTCTACTCCCAGCGCGTGCAGGGTTGGGGTCAAGTTCTCACCTAGCTCCACAGTGTTGTTTTTATTGGAGACTAGTACTCAGTTGAGTAAAGAAGAACGGGATTAACCGTACCATATGCTTCTTGATCGTCATAGTTTCTTTACCGGGACTTGGAGAACACAAGCATTATAAGAAGTATTGATTAAAGTTACTTAACAGGCTAAATAACATCTGGCGTGTTGCCTCTGCTGAGTATGACTTATTCCTTGTTTTGCATGTATATTTCACATATGGTTAAATCTGCCAGCATTGTGGATTCCTTCTAGCAATAATAGTATGCTTTTTTATTCAGTTGGCTAGAGATTTACTACACCCGTccttggaagaggaaaagaaaaagcataaaaagaaacgGCTAGTTCAGAGCCCAAATTCCTATTTTATGGATGTAAAATGTCCAGGTAACATTTCAAATCTTAATTCCTCTCCCAAGGAAAATTTCTGAAGGGATTGCTAGTGTGGTGTGTATGTTTAGATAGATACGTTAGGACCTTTTGTTGAGTGGGAGTGGGGCCACAGAATTGGAAATGCCAAAAGGGACGTTTTCCTAATGAACTATTCAAACCATTGTAGaaacacgggggggggggggtgactaTGAGACTCCAAAGGGGATATGACATTTGTTTTACTAAGTCGTTAAGCTGTTCAgatgattagtttttttttcatgatgCAGTGAAAAGTGTGTTGATTCTTTCGTGTTAAGCTGTGCTGCCCAGTTTGGTGGCCATTAGCCATATATAACTActgggcacttgaaatgtggcttgtCAAAGTGGAAAATACTCTCTTAAGTGTAAAATATACACTGGAGTTTTAAGATGtagcacacacacataaaaaccaTATTGATTAACATGTTGAAATGGTAATAATACTTTGGAAATCCCAagttcaataaaaaatattagtaatttcacctgttggctttttaaaactttttctatgTGCCTGGAAGAGTTTAAGTTAAATATGTGGCTTGCTATTTACACAGCACTGAAGTTCTTCATCTTTTACAAGGTCTTTACTAGAAATAGGTGAACAAtaggctttattttcttctgcttttcactTTTAACATTGCCCTTTTTCTAGGTTGCTACAAGATTACCACGGTTTTCAGCCATGCTCAGACGGTGGTTCTTTGTGTAGGCTGTTCAACAGTGTTGTGCCAGCCAACAGGAGGAAAGGCCAGACTCACAGAGGGTATTCATTTAGCATTTCCTAACCCACTAATGAGGTTTTATGATTATAAATGTCTACCTTTATTAAAAACcagtttaaaagaaatcttaaattcaTTATTACCAAAAAATTTGATCTTTCGTTGTATGCTCTTTCAGTAAAGAATGCCCTCCTCAAATGGATAAGTTTATACCTTTGATTTTGCAAAGAACTCATTTAACTATTGTATTTCTTAGTTTGGAACATGTACTTCTGTGTAGTTATTTAGTTTGCTTAATTTGGAATATTAAACATAAGTCAGAATCTAGCAAAAGAATAAGTACATACAGTAGGacataatggatttttaaaaccatagaatttaaaaaattctcttgtaaatattttgtttcatatgtATTTGACACATTTTACTGAAGACAGTTTTTATCATTGCTAGCTAGGCAACAGATAACTAAGGTATAAATTAAAATGCCAGGAGTTTAATTTTGCAGAGCACCTACTTAATGGCTAAATAAAAATcccatcttatttatttagttttttaaagattttatttttaagtaatttctacacccaacgtgaggcgcAAACCTaaaaccccgagatcgagagtcgcctgctgtaccaactgagccagtcaggtgcctcTAAAAACCccattttaattcctctttcaCTTTTGTGCAGTAAGAAAAGAAGAGtaattatgtttattgttttccatagtagttCTTATAGATTTATAATTCCATAATGATATTTGAAATTTGTTTGTGATATTTTGGGGGTGTTGTGAATTCCATTATTGTTCTCACCAGAAGAGTTGTAAGTAGATTGGCAATGAATCCAAGATCTATTTTGTGGGACCTGGTGAGATCTAAGTACAAAGTCAGCATATGATGTTTAAGTGCAGTATTGCTCTCAAAAGTATACTTGTAagattttttaaacctttatatcatgtcatgatcttggagttttGTGCCAATGGATAATTAGTAGGGTATTAGAGTTTTCCTAATAGATTTGAAGAGAATTCCAATCAAAATCAGTTTTTTAGGAAAGTAATTTAGAATAATTCCTAAAAATTAAGATTGCATTTTTCTGACAGGTTGGATTAAAGTTTTAACTGTTGGATTTAGACTCTTATGTGATCTCCAATATagcatttgagaaacagaaataacagTTATACTCACATCACGATAAATTCAAATATACAAGAATTATTATACTAAATTTCTGGcataaaaggataaataacttatatgtgaatattattctgatattcctaAAACTTAGCTTTTGAAAGTACTGAAAAAGTACTTCTTGTCATTAAAACTATAGCAGAGATAGTGTACAGTTGTGTTTAACATGTTCTTGTCATTCCTTTGCAGGGTGTTCATTTAGAAGAAAGCAACACTAATGACCCACACAACCTCTTGAATTTGTGTTATATCGCAGAAAGCCTTATCAGTTCAGTAATTCCAGTTAATCTACCAAGATAAtgtaattatgtttaattttgtaaggttTACAACAGTGATCTCCTATTTTGGTGTCAGTTTTTCAATAAAGTTTTGATTATGGGCAAattccccttctcctttttttttagtgtgtgtgaATATGCTATGCTTATATATACCATGTGTGAGTTtagtataaacatttaaaaaagtgtattCTGATTAGTTTGTCTCATTTCAGGAGTAGAAACCGTAATATTTGATCATCAGTCCTTTTCCAAATTACTGTGAGTGggctaaataattaaaaatatggaaagaagtcCATTATTTGTTAATTCTAAATACAGTTTTGCCATTGTAACTATGGAAACACATGTATAGAAGTACATATTTAATGCAGTAACAGTCAGTATAATTACACAGTAATTACAATGTAATGCCGTGGATTTATGTGGCCCTAACATATTGCATAATTTAGTAGATAACTGCAGCTGGGGTCTGAATTGTAGGAAGCACCTTCTGGGGTAGGAAATTGGAGAGGAGGCCTCAGGAGTAGCATGATTTACCCCCAGGATGTCTTGGCTGAGAATGGTAGATGACGTGGAATTCTCTGGTCCAGACAATGAGTGCTCCTGACTACAGATGTGTGCTGAGTGGCTCTGGTGtacttgcccttttttttttttttttaaaggttctatttatttatttgacacacagagctagcaagagagagcacaagcagggggagcagcaggcagagggagaaataataggctccctgctgatcaaggagctggatgcgggggtttgatccgaggactctgggatcatgacctgagctgaaggcagatacttaaccgactgagccacacaggcgcccctggtgtaCTTACTTTTTATCACAGCAATGGCTCTAAACCCAGCTTCACAAAGATAGGACAACATCAAAAGGAATGTGGTGCCATATAATGTAACTGAACTACCTGGAACTAGAATTAGGCATGGTATCCAAAAGGTATCAAGTATCAGGGTTTTTCCTAATGGTGCTCCAACTCACCTTAGCTTGCATAGTTTAGGAATCTTGGCCCCAAGGATCCAGTGGAGATGACAGGCTATTGATATGGAAAGGAGCAAAACCTATGATAACTAATTAGAGGGCAAATCCCTGAAAATTTCCTTGGAAGTATCACTGAAAGAGGCTTGTACTTGGAAGAACATATCCAAGGATTAAGTGATGGAGATACTTGGCACTGGGAAGTGAATGGTGTATTGAGTTTCATCTCATAATTAATCTAAACAGTATTGCTGGGCTTGAAAAATACTACTACACTAGGACTTAACAAACTTCAAAGTCTGccacatattttgttatttactgattgtttttaatactattatttatattgactttgtttttttaatgtaaacatttttttttaagattttacttttaagtaatctatgcccaacgtggggcttgaacttaaaacccttagatcaagagtcacatgctccaccaaccaagccagccaggtgccccagacataaacatatttttaaaggaaaacttaaatttcttctgtaaatagAAAATCCAGTTACATAAAGATAAGTAACAAATGAAATGGAATTCTTGGCTTCCTACCTGATCAGATGACTAATGGTTTCTTATCTGGTGTTCCTGGAAATCATCCGAAAAGGTTCTTCTTGGTCTTGATCTTGATCTTGTTCTTATtcctgttcttcttcttcttcatattATGTAGATACCATAAAATTCAACCTTTTGCAACGTAAAatgcagtggtttttagtatattcacaggttGTACAAACTGTCACCACTGGCTAATCCCGTAAGGAAACTCCATATTCATTAGCATTCACTCCCCCTTCcgtcctccccccagctcctggcaaccactaatatgCTTTCTATCTCCATCGAATGGCCTATTCTGGACACTATGTAAATGGGCTCATATAATATGTGcccttgtgtgtctggcttctttgacttaacATAATGTTTAAGATGGCCATCAcactgtagcatgtatcaatacttcattcctttttatgactgaataatactctgttgtaagaatatatattttgtttatccattcatcagttgatggacattgagtTGTTCTCAGTTTTTGGCTACTTTGAACATGTATGTACACTTTTTTATGTAGACGTCTTTTAAATTCTCTTGGGttatatacctagaagtagaattgccaGGTTACAGTAATTCTGTGTTTAGCATTTTGAGGAATTGCCTATTATCCAAACAGGCTGCACCATCTTACATTCCGGCGAGTCATACACAAGGGTtataatttcttcacatcctcaccaacacttgtttttgtcAGTCGTTTTGATCGTAGCCATCTTAGTATGTGTGAAGAGCTAtctcgatttgcatttccctgatgattaattatgttgaccatctttttatgtgcttactggctattcatatattttctttggagaaatgtctattcagatcctttgcccatttttaattgggttgggttttattgctgagttgtaggaattcttccattttctagaTACAACACATATATAcgattttctcccattctgtgggttgtcttcaTCTTTGTCTTCAGAAAAACAAGGATctttaatgaagtctaatttatctatttttgttgttttttttaatgtttttttattatgttagtcaccacacagtacatccctggtttctgatgtaaagttcaatgattcattagttgcgtataacacccagtgcaccatgcaatacgtgccctccttactacccatcaccagtctatcccattcccccaaccccctcccctctgaagccctcagcttgtttttcagagtccatagtctctcatgcttcattcccccttctgatgattacgcccccctttctttatccctttcttcccctactgatcttcctagttcttatgttccatagatgagagaaatcatgtgataatttgttgttttttaaagattttatttatttatttgacagagagagagacagccagtaagagaggaaacacaagcagggggagtgggagaggaataagcaggctcccagcagagcagggagctcaatgtggggctcaatcccaggaccctgggatcacgccctgagccaaaggcagacgcttaatgactgagccacccaggtgcccctcatttgcttttttataaaaaatattctccATATTAGAAGAATGGCTAAATATAGTTGGAATatagtttcctgttgctgctgtaacagaacagcacaaacttagtggcttaaaacagcataaACTTAAAGaatcatctctctctctaaaaacaaaacaaggggcgcctgggtggcacagcggttaagcgtctgccttcagctcagggcgtgatcccggNcaaaaaaaaaccaaaaaatacaaaaaacaaacaaagaaaacaaacttcttatcttacagttttggaggtcagaagaccaaaatggctaaaatcaaggtatcagtgTGGCCATGTTCCTTCTGGGGGCTCTAGGAGGAgatctgtttccttgtcttttccagcttctagaagctgcctgcattccttggtcTGTGACCCCACATCCTCCTACCTCTACTTATGTCTTCACGTCTCCTCTGACTCTCACTTTCAACCttccttttactatttttttttaaacatttatttattttagagagagagagagagagagattgtgcatgtgagcaggagcagggccagagggagagggagagaaaactttgagcagactccccactgagcacagagcctgacctggggctcaatcccaggaccctgagatcat
Proteins encoded in this window:
- the RPS27L gene encoding 40S ribosomal protein S27-like, which gives rise to MPLARDLLHPSLEEEKKKHKKKRLVQSPNSYFMDVKCPGCYKITTVFSHAQTVVLCVGCSTVLCQPTGGKARLTEGCSFRRKQH